A section of the Castanea sativa cultivar Marrone di Chiusa Pesio chromosome 12, ASM4071231v1 genome encodes:
- the LOC142620236 gene encoding uncharacterized protein LOC142620236, translating into MGEKSVQMFSNSQLVVGQVEGTLKARDPRIQEYLTRARYLQSKFESFILLHVSRSMNTHADSLATLATSSAQILPRVILVEDLFKPSGMSVDTIRVHQIRVGPSWMDPIVSFLRGDVLPEEKSEADKIPTKLLLEELDEGIYGSHTGGRSLAHKALTQGYWWPNMQREAQDYARKCDQCQRYSTPTYPQGNGQAEAVNKVIVNGLKKRLDDAKGR; encoded by the exons atggggGAAAAATCAGTGCAAATGTTCTCGAATTCGCAATTAGTCGtgggccaagtagaagggacattgaaggctagagatccaagaatACAAGAATATCTAACCCGAGCCAGGTATTTACAATCAAAGTTTGAATCTTTTATCTTGTTGCATGTCTCAAGGAGTATGAATACCCATGCCGATTCCCTGGCTACCCTtgcaacgtcctcggcacaaattCTACCTCgggttatccttgttgaagatttgttcaAGCCATCTGGAATGAGTGTTGACACCATTCGGGTTCATCAAATAAGAGtaggacctagttggatggatcctatagtgtCCTTCCTTAGGGGTGATGTCTTACCCGAGGAGAAATCTGAAGCGGACAAAATAC CAACGAAGTTACTTTTAGAGGAGTTGGATGAAGGGATTTATGGAAGTCACacgggaggaaggtctttagcacATAAAGCTCTTAcccagggatattggtggcctaatatgcagagagaagcacaGGATTATGCAAGAAAGTGCGACCAGTGTCAGAG atattccactccaacTTATCCGCAAGGGAATGGACAAGCCGAAGCAGtaaacaaagttatagtcaatGGCCTCAAAAAGAGGCTGGATGATGCTAAGGGGAGATAG